The following are from one region of the Cetobacterium somerae genome:
- a CDS encoding indolepyruvate ferredoxin oxidoreductase subunit alpha, whose product MAHRINEDICIGCGTCEAICPVSCISEVDGGKRRIDEDQCIDCGACAGACPVECIAPAE is encoded by the coding sequence ATGGCTCATAGAATTAACGAAGATATCTGTATTGGATGCGGAACTTGCGAGGCAATCTGTCCTGTTAGCTGCATTTCAGAGGTTGATGGAGGAAAAAGAAGAATCGACGAGGATCAATGTATTGATTGTGGTGCTTGTGCAGGTGCTTGTCCTGTTGAGTGTATCGCTCCAGCTGAGTAA
- the yfcE gene encoding phosphodiesterase — MKIFVMSDIHGSSYFLKKALEAYEKEEAKYILILGDELYHGPRNPLPLEYNPKEVADILNNYKNKIIAVRGNCDSEVDQMMLQYPILGDYSTLFLKEKRIFVTHGHIYSEENLPNICEGDIFMYGHTHLPVAYEKDGIYRLNPGSISLPKGGNINSYGILEDNYFCVKSLDGDIIKEIEIK, encoded by the coding sequence ATGAAAATTTTTGTAATGTCAGATATTCATGGATCAAGTTATTTCTTAAAAAAAGCGTTAGAAGCTTATGAAAAAGAAGAAGCTAAGTATATATTAATATTAGGTGATGAATTATATCACGGACCAAGAAATCCGTTGCCATTGGAATATAATCCAAAAGAAGTCGCAGATATACTAAATAATTATAAGAATAAAATAATTGCAGTTAGAGGAAATTGTGATAGTGAAGTAGATCAAATGATGTTACAATATCCAATTTTAGGAGACTATTCTACACTTTTTTTAAAAGAGAAACGAATTTTTGTAACACATGGTCATATATATAGTGAAGAAAATCTACCTAATATTTGTGAAGGAGATATATTTATGTATGGACATACTCATTTACCTGTGGCATATGAAAAGGATGGCATATATAGATTAAATCCAGGATCTATATCTTTGCCAAAAGGTGGAAATATAAATAGTTATGGAATTTTAGAGGACAATTACTTTTGTGTAAAAAGTTTAGATGGTGATATAATAAAAGAGATTGAAATAAAGTAA
- a CDS encoding alpha/beta hydrolase, translating into MKKNIILIHGAGVGGWVFRDIEKILKLYGNNVYCPNLSGIGDRKKLLENKVNLTTYAKEIEDLILTNNLNNVYLIGHSFGGAVVSAVVELIPNRIKYQIYIDSFFLEDNESILNLFGEKREKELYKICEDEGEGKYLPKRLFGKEHPLIKDMPFNPYVEKIEFKGNGKRIPGAYIDCLDGTGFEHLEKPKKIMRKRVKERKWKYITLDSDHVPMTKSPAREKLIEILVKLIKDS; encoded by the coding sequence ATGAAGAAAAATATAATATTAATACATGGGGCAGGCGTAGGTGGATGGGTTTTTAGAGATATAGAAAAAATATTGAAACTTTATGGAAATAATGTATATTGTCCAAATTTGTCAGGAATTGGGGATAGAAAAAAATTATTAGAAAATAAAGTTAATTTAACTACCTATGCAAAAGAGATAGAGGACTTAATACTAACAAATAATTTAAATAATGTTTATTTGATAGGTCATTCTTTTGGAGGAGCAGTAGTTTCAGCTGTGGTAGAATTGATTCCTAATAGAATAAAATATCAAATATATATTGATAGCTTTTTTTTAGAGGATAATGAAAGTATTTTAAATTTATTTGGAGAAAAAAGAGAAAAGGAACTATATAAAATATGTGAAGATGAAGGAGAAGGAAAATATTTACCTAAAAGATTATTTGGAAAAGAACATCCTTTAATAAAAGATATGCCTTTTAATCCATATGTAGAAAAAATTGAATTTAAAGGCAATGGAAAAAGAATCCCAGGAGCTTATATTGATTGTCTGGATGGTACTGGATTTGAGCATTTGGAAAAACCAAAAAAAATTATGAGAAAAAGAGTAAAAGAAAGAAAATGGAAGTATATAACATTAGATTCAGATCATGTTCCAATGACAAAATCACCTGCTAGAGAAAAATTAATTGAAATATTGGTTAAATTAATAAAAGACAGCTAA
- a CDS encoding SEC-C metal-binding domain-containing protein, translating to MEDKFLIESLNSLLKDDLFKILAKFNIKIAKSTVKGKIIEKVTEAYENNTSAFLEIFSKDTISLLSQFNVEKNQVSEQDFFEYEEFLLPLQSFGFISKNIIKEKDNNHYIISTWFIETINSISQNEENKVLIDSYQELEMLILGMIRFYGVIDEHKLLELLLPTFKDITLEKIHAFIDCRWILNVFISKLEDSGSKTIYLVADSVSEPVDILHETIKYDGLEYKILTNDEYKNYWNYFFIEKTQEVADLIALLMSHKMQGAQIGFEITTIIDRLKNNLPIEEIVSDSKTRIKFENSNSESIFTALVTKISKSLPLWTLKGHSYVEVFGENQPPRVVNKVGRNENCPCGSGKKYKKCCGK from the coding sequence GTGGAAGACAAATTTTTAATTGAATCTTTAAATAGTTTACTTAAAGATGATCTTTTTAAAATCTTAGCTAAATTTAATATAAAAATTGCTAAAAGTACTGTTAAAGGAAAAATTATAGAAAAGGTTACAGAAGCTTATGAAAATAACACTTCAGCTTTTTTAGAAATTTTTTCTAAAGATACTATATCTTTACTTTCTCAATTTAATGTTGAGAAAAACCAAGTTAGTGAACAAGATTTCTTTGAATATGAGGAATTTTTACTACCATTACAAAGTTTTGGATTTATATCTAAAAATATTATAAAAGAAAAAGATAATAATCATTACATCATCTCAACATGGTTTATTGAAACTATAAATTCTATTTCTCAAAATGAAGAGAATAAAGTTTTAATTGACTCTTATCAAGAACTTGAGATGCTAATTTTAGGAATGATTAGATTCTATGGTGTTATTGATGAGCATAAATTATTAGAACTTTTACTTCCTACATTTAAAGATATTACTTTAGAAAAAATTCATGCTTTTATTGATTGTAGATGGATTTTAAATGTATTTATATCAAAATTAGAAGATTCTGGAAGCAAAACTATCTATTTAGTAGCTGATTCTGTTTCTGAACCTGTTGATATTTTACATGAAACAATTAAATATGATGGTTTAGAGTATAAAATATTAACAAATGATGAATACAAAAACTATTGGAATTACTTCTTTATTGAAAAAACTCAAGAAGTTGCTGATTTAATTGCCCTTCTAATGTCTCACAAAATGCAAGGAGCTCAAATTGGATTTGAAATTACAACAATAATTGATAGATTAAAAAATAATCTACCTATAGAAGAGATTGTTTCTGATAGTAAAACTAGAATTAAATTTGAAAATTCTAATTCTGAATCTATATTTACAGCTCTTGTAACTAAAATCTCTAAATCTTTACCTCTTTGGACTCTAAAAGGACATTCATACGTTGAAGTTTTTGGTGAAAATCAACCGCCAAGAGTAGTTAATAAAGTTGGTAGAAATGAAAACTGTCCATGTGGATCAGGAAAAAAATATAAAAAATGTTGTGGAAAATAA
- a CDS encoding NCS2 family permease, translated as MNFLNNFFKIKERHSSIKHEIIGGTTTFLTMAYIIFINPAILSESGMDKGALITVTIVSAAIGTLISALLANAPFALAPGMGLNAFFTYSLVIGRGIPWETALGIVFLSGVFFFFLSIGGIREKIANAIPLCLKISVTGGIGLFIAFIGLKTLGIVSSNPATIIGLARFNSQILIGVIGLFIAIILEIKKVKGGILIGIISSTIIGIFTGDTIMPESIISMPPSIAPIAFKLDILGALKLSLLGPAFSFMFVDLFDSLGTLIACSKEIGLADKNGKVKDLGKMLYADVTSTIIGAVLGTSTVTTLSETAAGIAAGARTGLASVVTSFFFIVALFFTPLVSIVPSFATSPALIIVGVYMFKNIYELDWKDYKTLFPSFVTILMMPLTYSISTGLAFGFISYIIIHAGTGDFKKLNPTLIFIGVLSVLSLIV; from the coding sequence ATGAATTTTTTAAACAATTTTTTTAAGATTAAGGAAAGACATAGTAGTATCAAACATGAAATTATTGGAGGTACTACTACTTTTCTAACTATGGCTTATATTATCTTTATCAACCCTGCAATTCTTAGTGAATCTGGAATGGATAAAGGAGCCCTTATCACTGTTACCATTGTTTCTGCCGCAATTGGAACTCTTATATCTGCCCTTTTAGCTAATGCACCTTTTGCTTTAGCACCAGGTATGGGGTTAAATGCATTTTTTACTTATTCTCTTGTTATTGGAAGAGGTATACCTTGGGAAACAGCTTTAGGTATTGTTTTTCTTTCTGGTGTATTTTTCTTCTTTTTATCAATTGGAGGAATTAGAGAAAAAATTGCAAATGCCATTCCACTTTGCTTAAAAATATCTGTGACTGGAGGAATTGGTCTTTTTATCGCTTTTATTGGTCTAAAAACTTTAGGAATTGTTTCTTCTAATCCAGCAACAATTATTGGTTTAGCGAGATTTAACTCACAAATTTTAATTGGAGTTATTGGTTTATTTATAGCAATTATATTAGAAATAAAAAAAGTTAAAGGTGGAATATTAATCGGTATAATTTCATCTACAATTATCGGTATTTTTACTGGTGATACTATTATGCCAGAGTCTATTATATCTATGCCTCCTAGTATTGCACCGATAGCTTTTAAATTAGATATTCTAGGTGCATTAAAATTATCTTTATTAGGACCTGCTTTCTCTTTTATGTTTGTTGATCTTTTTGATTCACTTGGAACTCTAATTGCATGTTCTAAAGAAATTGGACTAGCTGATAAAAATGGAAAAGTTAAAGATCTTGGAAAAATGCTATACGCAGATGTTACTTCTACTATAATCGGTGCAGTTCTAGGAACAAGTACTGTTACTACTCTTTCTGAAACAGCTGCTGGAATTGCTGCTGGTGCTAGAACTGGATTAGCTTCAGTTGTAACTTCTTTTTTCTTTATAGTTGCACTATTCTTTACACCTTTAGTTTCTATTGTTCCATCATTTGCAACATCTCCAGCTCTTATTATCGTTGGAGTTTATATGTTTAAAAATATTTACGAATTAGATTGGAAAGATTATAAAACTCTTTTTCCATCTTTTGTTACAATATTGATGATGCCATTAACATATAGCATTAGCACTGGACTAGCATTTGGTTTTATATCTTATATAATCATTCATGCGGGAACAGGTGATTTTAAAAAATTAAATCCTACTCTTATTTTTATAGGAGTATTATCTGTTTTAAGTTTAATTGTATAA
- the sfsA gene encoding DNA/RNA nuclease SfsA, whose amino-acid sequence MKLIYKVDIDEVGKFIDRPNRFTASLELNNNEIITAHVHDSGRIKELLFPGNKVFLRKAKNIENRKTLWDVIAAYADDNEEILINSSIHRYITDNYFKNEDISIFGKIDFIKPEVKFGNSRLDYLIEKNGEKIYIETKGVSLSNNKIATFPDAPSVRATKHLNELIEIKKSGHRAAVILIILRDSNFFVPNYETDPIFYKTFYKAIEEGVEIYPLQFSFINGKIFFKHKKIKIIPYKNNF is encoded by the coding sequence ATGAAACTTATTTACAAAGTTGATATTGATGAAGTTGGAAAATTTATAGATAGACCTAATCGATTTACAGCATCACTAGAACTCAATAATAATGAGATAATTACCGCTCATGTTCACGATTCTGGAAGAATTAAAGAGCTTCTTTTTCCTGGAAATAAAGTTTTTTTAAGAAAAGCAAAAAATATTGAGAATAGAAAAACTTTATGGGATGTTATTGCTGCCTATGCAGATGATAATGAAGAAATTTTAATTAATTCATCTATTCATAGATATATAACCGATAATTATTTTAAAAATGAAGATATTTCTATCTTTGGAAAAATAGATTTTATAAAACCTGAAGTTAAATTTGGTAATAGCAGATTAGACTATTTAATTGAAAAAAATGGGGAAAAGATATATATTGAAACTAAAGGAGTATCACTTTCTAATAATAAAATCGCCACTTTCCCAGATGCTCCAAGTGTAAGAGCAACTAAACACTTAAATGAGCTAATTGAAATTAAAAAATCTGGTCATCGCGCTGCTGTTATTCTTATTATTTTGAGAGATTCTAATTTTTTTGTTCCTAATTATGAAACTGATCCAATTTTTTATAAAACATTTTATAAAGCAATTGAAGAGGGGGTTGAAATCTATCCACTTCAATTTTCTTTTATTAACGGAAAAATTTTCTTTAAGCATAAAAAAATTAAAATCATTCCTTATAAAAATAACTTCTAA
- the lon gene encoding endopeptidase La: MTSTNNNSTDLVNIRDLLPEDIPILPLVIRPIFPNILTPIAFTGEDFLQAIKDAEEHYNGFIGLVFVKDIDDNDYFNSTLYDVGTVVKINKVTSISQDSVQAIVFGVERFKKKKVVPGNSRLCWKVKYNKENADSSIELKAYMLAIMTSLKEIFEVNPILKEELKLLVSQASYDHPSIFIDFVSSMLKAEAKDLQELLEEFNIVNRSQRLLTMLKKELEISQLQAKISKQIEDKVSKQQKEYFLREQLKLIKQELGLEKDEKSAVIDKIVDKINHIHLSPEAEKIVDEQLEKLSLLDQGSPEYHVARTYIESIVELPWGIFSKDRLDIKKAKTILDRDHYGLEDIKNSILEFVSTVIKTGNVNGSILCLVGPPGVGKTSIGKSIAESLNRKFYRFSVGGMVDEAEIKGHRRTYIGAMPGKIIQALKLVQTSNPVIMIDEIDKIGNSFRGDPASALLEVLDPEQNKDFLDHYLDIRYDLSKILFVTTANQLDTIPRPLLDRMEIIHLSGYILEEKLQIAQKYLIPQQLKAHALDNKEITISKNALKFIIDKYAREAGVRTLDKCIRKIMRKVNLKIAEGNKEKVRINENNVESYLGAPIFTTEELYQNEIPGVTLGLAWTSMGGATLYIEAASISNKESGLKLTGQLGDVMKESAEIAYSYIRSLLAKDATLPTETKEFFDKNRVHLHVPEGATPKDGPSAGITMALALYSLATNTPIRKGIAMTGELTLTGKVLPIGGVREKTIAARRVGIFELLLPKDNKKDFDRLPDFLKTGITVNYVDYFTDVINYAIKK; this comes from the coding sequence ATGACTAGTACAAATAATAATTCTACTGATCTTGTTAATATAAGGGATTTATTACCTGAAGATATTCCTATTTTACCACTTGTAATAAGACCTATTTTTCCAAATATTTTAACTCCAATCGCTTTCACAGGAGAGGATTTTTTACAAGCTATAAAAGATGCGGAAGAACATTACAATGGTTTTATTGGTTTAGTTTTTGTAAAAGATATTGATGATAATGATTACTTTAATTCAACTTTATACGACGTTGGAACTGTTGTTAAAATCAACAAAGTTACATCTATCTCCCAAGATTCTGTTCAAGCAATTGTTTTTGGTGTAGAAAGATTCAAAAAGAAAAAAGTCGTACCTGGCAACTCTAGATTATGCTGGAAAGTAAAGTACAATAAAGAAAATGCTGATTCTTCAATCGAACTTAAAGCCTATATGCTTGCTATTATGACTTCTTTAAAAGAGATTTTTGAAGTTAACCCTATTCTAAAAGAGGAGCTAAAACTTTTAGTCTCACAAGCATCATATGATCATCCTAGTATTTTTATAGATTTTGTTTCTTCAATGCTAAAAGCTGAAGCAAAGGATCTTCAAGAACTTTTAGAAGAATTTAATATAGTTAATCGTTCTCAAAGACTTTTAACAATGCTTAAAAAAGAATTAGAAATCTCCCAACTTCAAGCTAAAATTTCTAAGCAAATCGAAGATAAAGTTAGTAAACAACAAAAAGAATATTTTTTAAGAGAACAACTAAAATTAATAAAACAAGAACTTGGATTAGAAAAAGATGAAAAATCTGCAGTTATTGATAAAATTGTAGATAAAATAAATCATATTCATTTATCTCCAGAAGCTGAAAAAATAGTTGATGAACAACTTGAAAAACTTTCTCTTCTTGATCAGGGTTCTCCTGAATATCATGTAGCTCGAACATATATTGAGTCTATTGTTGAACTTCCATGGGGTATTTTTTCAAAAGATAGATTAGATATAAAAAAGGCTAAGACAATTTTAGATCGAGATCACTACGGTCTTGAAGATATAAAAAATAGTATTTTAGAATTCGTAAGTACAGTTATAAAAACTGGAAATGTTAATGGATCTATTCTTTGTTTGGTTGGACCTCCAGGAGTTGGAAAAACATCTATTGGTAAATCAATAGCAGAATCATTAAATAGAAAATTTTATCGTTTCTCTGTTGGTGGTATGGTTGATGAAGCTGAAATCAAAGGACATAGAAGAACATACATTGGGGCTATGCCTGGAAAAATTATTCAAGCTTTAAAGCTTGTACAAACATCAAATCCTGTTATTATGATTGATGAAATAGATAAAATTGGAAATAGTTTTAGAGGAGATCCTGCTTCTGCCTTATTAGAAGTTTTAGATCCTGAACAAAATAAGGATTTTTTAGATCACTACTTAGATATAAGATATGATTTATCAAAAATTCTTTTTGTTACAACTGCGAATCAATTAGATACAATTCCAAGACCATTACTTGATAGAATGGAAATCATTCATTTATCAGGCTATATACTTGAAGAAAAATTACAAATAGCTCAAAAATACTTAATTCCTCAGCAACTTAAAGCTCATGCTTTAGATAATAAAGAAATTACAATAAGTAAAAATGCTCTGAAATTTATAATAGATAAATATGCTAGAGAAGCTGGAGTTAGAACTCTGGATAAATGTATTCGAAAAATTATGAGAAAAGTAAATCTTAAAATTGCTGAAGGAAATAAAGAAAAAGTTAGAATAAATGAAAATAATGTTGAATCTTACTTAGGAGCTCCTATTTTTACTACAGAGGAACTTTATCAAAATGAAATTCCAGGAGTTACTCTTGGATTAGCGTGGACTTCTATGGGTGGAGCAACGTTATACATTGAGGCAGCTAGTATCAGCAATAAAGAAAGTGGACTAAAACTAACAGGACAATTGGGAGATGTTATGAAAGAATCTGCAGAAATTGCATATTCATATATTAGATCTTTACTTGCTAAGGATGCTACTCTTCCTACTGAAACAAAAGAATTTTTTGATAAAAATAGAGTTCATCTACATGTACCTGAAGGTGCAACTCCTAAAGATGGTCCATCTGCCGGTATTACAATGGCTTTAGCTCTTTACTCTTTAGCTACTAATACTCCTATTAGAAAAGGTATTGCCATGACTGGAGAATTAACTTTAACTGGTAAAGTTTTACCTATTGGAGGAGTTAGAGAAAAAACTATTGCTGCTAGAAGAGTTGGGATTTTTGAACTACTTCTTCCTAAAGATAATAAAAAAGATTTTGATAGACTCCCAGATTTTTTAAAAACTGGTATTACAGTTAATTATGTTGATTATTTCACTGATGTTATTAATTACGCTATAAAAAAATAG